In Chitinophaga nivalis, a single genomic region encodes these proteins:
- the nuoJ gene encoding NADH-quinone oxidoreductase subunit J — MNTAFCIAAAIAVLSTLMVITRYNIMHALLYLVVSLLAVAVVLYMYGAPFMAALEVIVYAGAIMVLLIFFVMMLNLGKESAIQERQWLKPHIWIFPAILCLILLGELLFLVMQNRQPAAGIQVVDPKAVGMALFGPYLLAVELTGMLLMAGIVGAYHLGRQKQKTLHRFLENTDV, encoded by the coding sequence ATGAACACAGCCTTTTGTATCGCAGCAGCTATCGCTGTATTGTCCACGCTGATGGTCATTACCCGTTATAATATCATGCACGCCCTGTTGTACCTGGTGGTATCGTTGCTGGCGGTAGCGGTGGTATTGTATATGTATGGCGCGCCGTTTATGGCTGCCCTGGAAGTGATTGTATATGCCGGTGCGATTATGGTGTTGCTGATCTTTTTTGTGATGATGCTGAACCTGGGAAAAGAATCGGCTATACAGGAACGACAGTGGCTGAAACCACATATCTGGATTTTTCCGGCAATATTATGTCTCATTCTGCTGGGAGAGTTGTTGTTTCTGGTGATGCAGAACCGGCAACCGGCGGCAGGTATACAGGTGGTTGACCCCAAAGCTGTGGGCATGGCCCTGTTCGGGCCTTATCTGTTGGCGGTGGAGCTGACCGGAATGTTGCTGATGGCAGGTATTGTAGGGGCGTATCACCTGGGCCGTCAAAAACAAAAAACCTTACATCGTTTCCTTGAAAATACAGACGTATGA
- the nuoI gene encoding NADH-quinone oxidoreductase subunit NuoI, which translates to MFSLFRSMWLTFLHMFHKRETFQYPEQKAPLPARWRGRIALTRDPDGEERCVGCYLCAAACPVDCISLQATEDEHGRRYPEFFRINFSRCIFCGFCEEACPTYAIQLLPDFEMAEYNRQNLVYEKEDLLINSQGKYPGYNYYNIAGLAIKDKDKGEAEQEEPPVNIKSLLP; encoded by the coding sequence ATGTTTAGTTTATTTAGAAGTATGTGGCTCACGTTTCTGCATATGTTTCATAAGCGGGAAACGTTTCAATATCCGGAACAGAAAGCACCATTGCCAGCCCGCTGGCGCGGACGCATTGCCCTTACCCGCGACCCCGACGGAGAGGAGCGTTGTGTTGGCTGCTACCTGTGTGCGGCGGCCTGCCCGGTAGATTGTATCTCCCTGCAGGCAACGGAAGATGAACACGGCAGGCGTTATCCGGAATTTTTCCGCATTAATTTCTCCCGCTGTATCTTCTGTGGTTTCTGTGAAGAAGCTTGTCCTACCTATGCCATACAACTCTTGCCCGATTTTGAAATGGCGGAATACAACCGGCAAAACCTGGTATATGAAAAAGAGGATCTGCTGATCAACAGCCAGGGAAAATATCCGGGTTATAACTATTACAATATCGCTGGCCTGGCCATTAAGGATAAGGATAAAGGAGAGGCAGAACAGGAAGAACCACCAGTAAATATCAAAAGTTTGTTACCATAA
- the nuoH gene encoding NADH-quinone oxidoreductase subunit NuoH, with protein MINTWWIIGGVLFALLNTAAGLIWVERRMLALWQDRYGPNRAGPFGILIVLADTIKLFFKEDWIPPFADKVVFVFAPGVVVFSVLMSFVVVPFAPGIIVADLNIGLLFFLAMSSLGVYSIVLGGWASNNKYALLGAMRGASQMISYEVFMGLSLMGVVVLSGSFNLHEIVAAQKTVWFIVPQFIGFLIFLVAGVAETHRLPFDIPEAESELVAGFHAEYSGMKFGMFFIGEYLGVTLISAMLVTLYFGGWLGPAFLPPVIWFVLKTFVFIMLFILLRASMPRPRYDQLMEYGWKVLFPLSLANLLVTAAIKLWLNG; from the coding sequence ATGATCAACACCTGGTGGATTATAGGAGGAGTGCTGTTTGCACTGTTAAATACGGCTGCGGGCCTGATATGGGTGGAGCGCCGGATGCTGGCGCTTTGGCAGGACCGCTACGGGCCCAACAGAGCAGGCCCTTTCGGCATCCTGATCGTATTGGCGGATACCATCAAACTGTTTTTCAAGGAAGACTGGATACCACCGTTTGCCGATAAAGTAGTGTTTGTATTTGCACCAGGTGTAGTCGTATTCAGTGTGCTGATGAGCTTTGTAGTAGTGCCTTTTGCCCCCGGTATTATTGTGGCAGACCTGAATATCGGCCTGCTGTTTTTCCTGGCGATGTCATCGTTGGGGGTATATAGCATTGTACTGGGAGGGTGGGCCTCCAATAATAAATATGCCCTGTTGGGAGCCATGCGTGGCGCTTCCCAGATGATCAGCTATGAGGTATTCATGGGGCTGTCGCTGATGGGGGTAGTAGTACTGAGCGGATCTTTTAATTTACATGAAATAGTAGCGGCGCAGAAAACAGTTTGGTTTATCGTGCCGCAATTTATTGGGTTTCTTATTTTCCTGGTAGCCGGTGTAGCGGAGACGCACCGGTTACCATTTGATATTCCGGAAGCGGAAAGTGAGCTGGTAGCTGGTTTCCATGCGGAGTATTCCGGGATGAAATTCGGTATGTTCTTTATTGGTGAATACCTGGGGGTGACACTGATATCTGCGATGCTGGTGACCCTGTATTTTGGCGGATGGCTGGGACCCGCTTTCCTGCCGCCGGTGATCTGGTTTGTACTCAAAACATTTGTTTTTATTATGCTGTTCATCCTGCTACGGGCTTCTATGCCGCGGCCGCGTTATGATCAGCTGATGGAATATGGCTGGAAGGTACTGTTCCCTTTGTCGCTGGCAAACCTGTTGGTAACGGCGGCAATTAAACTGTGGCTCAACGGATGA